Proteins encoded within one genomic window of Brassica rapa cultivar Chiifu-401-42 chromosome A09, CAAS_Brap_v3.01, whole genome shotgun sequence:
- the LOC103840626 gene encoding zinc finger protein ZAT1 — MEKEFVCKFCNKKFPSGKSLGGHIRIHSPQSSVHSDGFIGKNNNSKKRLVDQRALASHNYEGKKMEMDTQSASETTTTTSSGPTTMIKRSKKQSSSESFSTVSWSSDPGIDQGSKDLMFLHLGRKDFNLPVNSLVPDSSENNSEILETKSSSGELLKTPHKVAVGDDSDDSDDNGSSDSDYFMSGPKKSDVSVGGSLRNTGVGSGFNSFKNGDELGVKERGSKHELGKSKRVSPSYGSDSYEDKKNSKFHRSSDGGMVKKASGGDKNSKGHECPVCFKVYSSGQALGGHKRSHTIANQAQQRAKRKAADMQFGLYLPAEEDSDDD, encoded by the coding sequence ATGGAGAAGGAGTTTGTGTGCAAGTTCTGTAACAAGAAGTTCCCTTCTGGGAAATCACTCGGAGGTCACATCAGGATTCATTCGCCTCAGAGTTCAGTTCATTCAGATGGTTTCATTGGCAAGAACAACAACAGCAAGAAGAGGTTGGTGGATCAGAGAGCTCTTGCCAGTCACAACTACGAGGGAAAGAAGATGGAGATGGACACCCAATCTGCTTCTGagactactactactacttccTCTGGTCCTACTACAATGATCAAAAGATCCAAGAAGCAGTCCAGTTCTGAATCTTTTAGCACTGTGAGCTGGTCTTCTGATCCTGGGATTGATCAAGGATCTAAGGATCTCATGTTTTTACATTTGGGTAGGAAAGACTTTAACTTGCCTGTGAACTCTCTGGTGCCTGACTCATCAGAGAACAACTCTGAGATTCTCGAGACCAAGTCATCTTCAGGGGAGCTGCTTAAGACACCACATAAAGTTGCTGTTGGTGATGATAGTGATGATAGTGATGATAATGGTTCCTCTGATTCTGATTACTTCATGAGTGGACCAAAGAAGTCAGATGTCTCGGTTGGTGGGTCTCTTAGGAACACTGGAGTTGGTTCTGGATTCAACAGCTTCAAGAACGGTGATGAGCTTGGGGTAAAGGAGAGAGGATCAAAGCATGAGCTGGGCAAAAGCAAAAGAGTCTCGCCTTCTTATGGAAGTGATTCTTATGAAGACAAGAAAAACAGCAAGTTTCATAGGTCCAGTGATGGTGGCATGGTTAAGAAGGCAAGTGGTGGAGACAAGAATAGCAAAGGCCACGAGTGCCCAGTCTGCTTCAAGGTGTACAGTTCAGGACAAGCTTTAGGAGGTCACAAGAGATCACATACCATTGCGAATCAAGCACAACAGAGGGCCAAACGCAAGGCAGCTGATATGCAATTCGGTCTCTATCTTCCTGCTGAGGAGGATAGTGATGATGATTGA
- the LOC103840627 gene encoding CLAVATA3/ESR (CLE)-related protein 9, with protein sequence MSTSHLNRPFLILLLLFVLLLLSTSLTAEDNRPTSRNFPYRTHRHVPSVHHPYHVSPHGSCDSFSRPYARSMCLELQRIHRNSRKQPFSLPPPPPEIDPRYGVDKRLVPSGPNPLHN encoded by the coding sequence ATGTCGACGAGCCACCTGAACCGTCCGTTCTTGATCCTTCTCCTCCTCTTTGTCTTGTTACTTCTCTCCACTTCTCTAACCGCTGAAGACAACCGGCCGACATCAAGAAACTTCCCTTACCGAACTCACCGCCATGTCCCGAGTGTTCACCATCCGTATCACGTGAGTCCACACGGTTCATGCGACTCTTTCTCTCGTCCTTACGCTCGTTCTATGTGCCTTGAGCTTCAAAGAATCCACCGTAACAGCCGGAAACAGCCATTttctctccctcctcctccgccgGAGATTGACCCAAGGTACGGCGTCGATAAAAGGCTCGTCCCCTCCGGTCCAAATCCTCTTCACAACTAA
- the LOC103840629 gene encoding zinc finger protein ZAT4 — MEQFKERKFVCKFCSKRFACGKSLGGHIRTHMNKENSADSDEDEHNKFRIDENGGQASYGLRENPKKNKRFVVQRDMMALKHQHQQQLLYCRECGKGFTSSKALCGHMACHSEREKIVMDSQFDTEASSSPIRRRSKRAVKHHHHHKDDAFVDGGSIMDQSDSSASSDDDEIEPEQEETALSLMMLSRDSSFKKAHNLVVNSLAESSDNNSVILETKSSSGEQLKILNVKNVEEFCKKDKLGGVDNGDVLYDSDNSDSGYFRNGPKKLDSDVSVDGFLKNNAFSNKSAMGFNSYTPKQEKSLNRFRNEWSGSGSGSGRSSTKYDLRQSKRGFPCYGRKKIKYEFTESVYESGDQLSLETDSCADTNRSIKKIHNSKPPMVKKPSGGVKKKSKGHECPICFRVFKSGQALGGHKRSHFIGSQDHRTLVIQQHHQVAHDMHTLIDLNLPAPIDE; from the coding sequence ATGGAGCAGTTCAAAGAGAGGAAGTTTGTGTGTAAGTTCTGTAGCAAGAGGTTCGCTTGTGGCAAATCACTTGGAGGTCACATTAGAACTCACATGAACAAAGAGAACTCAGCTGATTCAGATGAGGATGAGCACAACAAGTTCAGGATCGACGAAAATGGAGGTCAAGCTAGCTACGGTCTGAGAGAGAATCCTAAAAAGAACAAGAGGTTTGTGGTTCAGAGAGACATGATGGCTCTCAAACATCAGCATCAACAACAGCTTCTTTATTGCAGAGAATGTGGTAAAGGTTTCACTTCTTCGAAAGCTCTTTGTGGTCACATGGCTTGTCACTCTGAGAGAGAGAAGATTGTGATGGATAGTCAATTTGATACTGAAGCTTCTTCCTCTCCTATCAGGAGAAGATCCAAGAGAGCTGTAaaacatcatcatcaccacAAGGATGATGCATTTGTCGATGGTGGCAGCATCATGGATCAATCCGATTCATCAGCATCTTCAGATGATGATGAGATTGAACCGGAGCAAGAGGAAACGGCATTGTCTCTGATGATGCTGTCTAGAGACTCAAGTTTCAAGAAAGCACATAACTTGGTTGTGAACTCTCTGGCTGAGTCATCAGACAACAACTCTGTGATTCTCGAGACTAAGTCATCTTCAGGGGAACAGCTCAAGATCTTAAATGTGAAGAATGTTGAGGAGTTTTGTAAGAAAGACAAACTTGGAGGAGTGGATAATGGTGATGTTCTGTATGATTCAGACAATTCTGATTCTGGTTACTTCAGGAACGGACCAAAGAAGTTGGACTCAGATGTTTCTGTTGATGGGTTCCTCAAGAACAATGCATTTAGTAACAAGTCTGCAATGGGATTCAACAGCTACACACCAAAACAGGAAAAGAGCTTGAACAGATTCAGGAACGAATGGTCAGGATCAGGATCAGGATCAGGTCGTTCTTCTACAAAGTATGATCTGAGGCAAAGCAAAAGAGGGTTTCCTTGTTACGGTAGAAAGAAAATCAAGTATGAGTTCACTGAGTCTGTGTATGAAAGTGGTGACCAGCTTAGCTTGGAGACTGATTCTTGTGCGGACACAAACAGAAGTATCAAGAAGATTCATAATAGCAAACCTCCAATGGTTAAGAAACCAAGTGGTGGAGTAAAGAAGAAAAGCAAAGGTCACGAGTGTCCAATTTGCTTCAGGGTGTTTAAATCAGGACAGGCTTTAGGTGGTCACAAGAGATCACATTTCATAGGGAGTCAAGATCACAGGACTTTGGTGATCCAACAACACCACCAAGTAGCTCATGATATGCATACTCTCATTGATCTCAATCTTCCTGCTCCTATTGATGAGTGA
- the LOC103840628 gene encoding uncharacterized protein LOC103840628 isoform X2, translating into MIYERDFMKHTMLEHDAVFKNQVHELHRLYRVQRNLVDEVKGSNSNGEGSTSQACNGPLQSRRKMIDLELPADEFDETDEITTCIPSKRPRSGREDGSHRSNSSGSCLDVKNSNGLADLNEPLNWQDAEPVAALSRDVYSHYGRNSSQNGGMVLGAGHDRSTQRDLHLPSHSVQVRSNSAVQPQSYLTTDHSNVVFSRERAYRELEVRSKNPQASYDSYVESFPASNAPRLHNDYRPDFVRPWSHWSSSWENPRSTSHQRFFPVQTNPYMNFVARTRTDTSFDTRSPVTNGVYHGFSSGSKEAAVSFPSGGFRPNASLGEVVKHQSSESFQGLKTQESSAMLPWLKPKPSYKSERSSGLFDLNASTDQFMDGTDAGDGRNGVSLQTGFRSSASCSYNANMGRIELINPQNSGKNIGGPVFQKHSICKEEHAPFISHSLCVADQHKEVKRDFDINLPCDASVSVDQRGSKAFCAVKEEGNKAAINRHYFDLNSCASEDDEDSGLRSSLRVKTKGNMWIDLEAPPALESEEEGGGGSQDMKGQDDNALDELIKEAAQAIVAISLSDHHRHPDDAASSTTDAALKSPLSWLADMITSCGDELERKADKSPEATDFEGYREEYSSGEIDYFEAMTLNLHPTKEEDYMPEPLVPKNLILEGTGLNRLRRGQARRGRPKRDFQRDTLPGLSSLSRQEVTEDIQLFGGLMKSREHTWSSGVASRRNSKRKRTVTNVSQAQVCPSMTQPESVSVVGLEDGEITGWGKATRRPRRQRCPPAGNPATVIFT; encoded by the exons ATGATATACGAGAGAGATTTCATGAAACATACAATGCTTGAACACGACGCCGTTTTCAAGAAtcag GTTCATGAACTTCACCGTTTGTATAGAGTACAGAGGAACTTGGTGGATGAAGTTAAGGGAAGTAATTCGAATGGAGAAGGAAGCACCTCTCAGGCTTGCAACGGTCCTTTGCAAAGTAGGAGAAAAATGATTGATCTTGAGCTCCCTGCTGATGAGTTTGATGAGACCGATGAGATCACAACTTGCATTCCGTCCAAACGGCCAAGATCAGGAAGAGAGGATGGTTCTCATCGGAGCAACTCTTCAGGGTCTTGCTTGGATGTGAAGAACTCAAATGGTTTAGCTGACTTGAATGAGCCACTCAATTGGCAAGATGCGGAACCTGTTGCTGCTCTCTCCAGGGACGTGTATTCTCACTATGGAAGAAACTCAAGCCAAAATGGAGGGATGGTCCTTGGCGCAG GGCACGACAGGAGCACTCAGAGAGACTTGCATCTGCCTTCCCATTCTGTACAAGTACGTTCCAACAGTGCAGTTCAACCTCAGAGCTATCTCACAACTGATCACAGCAATGTAGTATTCTCCCGGGAAAGAGCATATCGTGAGCTCGAAGTTCGCTCAAAGAATCCTCAAGCGTCTTATGATAGCTACGTGGAATCATTTCCGGCATCTAATGCTCCAAGATTACACAATGACTACCGCCCTGACTTTGTCAGACCATGGAGCCATTGGTCTTCATCGTGGGAGAACCCTAGGAGCACCTCACATCAGAGATTTTTCCCAGTTCAAACGAATCCCTACATGAACTTTGTTGCGCGCACAAGGACAGATACAAGTTTTGATACGAGAAGCCCTGTCACTAACGGGGTTTATCATGGATTCTCTTCAGGGTCGAAGGAGGCTGCCGTTAGTTTCCCATCAGGAGGCTTTAGACCAAATGCTTCTTTAGGTGAGGTGGTGAAGCACCAGAGTTCTGAAAGCTTTCAGGGGCTAAAAACGCAGGAATCCTCAGCTATGTTGCCCTGGCTAAAACCTAAGCCATCTTACAAAAGTGAAAGATCCAGTGGCTTATTTGATTTGAATGCTTCGACCGATCAATTCATGGATGGAACTGACGCAGGGGACGGTAGGAATGGTGTTTCTCTTCAGACGGGATTTAGGTCATCTGCCTCATGCTCTTATAATGCCAACATGGGAAGAATTGAATTGATCAACCCACAGAATAGTGGAAAAAATATTGGGGGCCCAGTCTTTCAGAAGCATTCTATTTGCAAGGAGGAGCATGCTCCATTTATCTCTCACTCCTTGTGTGTCGCTGATCAACATAAGGAAGTGAAGCGGGACTTCGACATCAACTTGCCATGTGATGCCTCAGTTTCTGTTGACCAGCGTGGTTCTAAAGCCTTTTGTGCTGTAAAGGAAGAAGGAAACAAAGCTGCCATCAACAGACACTACTTTGATCTGAATTCATGTGCtagtgaagatgatgaagattcCGGCTTGCGTTCCAGTCTGAGAGTGAAAACAAAAGGAAATATGTGGATAGATTTGGAGGCTCCTCCCGCTCTCgagagtgaagaagaaggaggaggGGGCTCGCAGGATATGAAAGGCCAAGACGATAACGCTTTGGATGAACTAATCAAGGAAGCAGCACAAGCAATAGTCGCCATCTCATTATCTGATCACCATCGTCATCCTGATGACGCAGCTTCCTCCACAACCGACGCGGCTTTGAAAAGTCCGCTCTCCTGGTTAGCAGACATGATCACTTCTTGCGGTGATGAGCTAGAAAGAAAGGCTGATAAGTCTCCAGAAGCCACAGACTTTGAGGGTTACCGAGAAGAATACTCTTCAGGAGAGATTGATTACTTTGAAGCCATGACCCTGAATCTACATCCCACTAAGGAAGAAGACTACATGCCAGAGCCCTTAGTCCCTAAGAATCTGATACTCGAAGGGACAGGTTTAAACAGGCTCAGGAGAGGACAAGCAAGACGAGGAAGACCAAAGCGGGATTTCCAGAGAGATACACTCCCTGGACTCTCTTCTCTATCGAGGCAAGAAGTCACTGAAGACATCCAGTTGTTTGGTGGGCTTATGAAAAGCAGAGAGCACACTTGGAGTTCCGGAGTGGCTTCTCGACGGAACTCAAAAAGAAAACGAACGGTCACCAACGTAAGCCAAGCTCAAGTTTGCCCGTCAATGACGCAGCCTGAGAGCGTATCAGTGGTTGGACTTGAAGACGGTGAGATTACAGGATGGGGAAAAGCAACAAGAAGACCGAGAAGGCAGAGGTGCCCTCCTGCAGGTAATCCCGCAACTGTGATCTTTACATGA
- the LOC103840628 gene encoding uncharacterized protein LOC103840628 isoform X1, translated as MIYERDFMKHTMLEHDAVFKNQQVHELHRLYRVQRNLVDEVKGSNSNGEGSTSQACNGPLQSRRKMIDLELPADEFDETDEITTCIPSKRPRSGREDGSHRSNSSGSCLDVKNSNGLADLNEPLNWQDAEPVAALSRDVYSHYGRNSSQNGGMVLGAGHDRSTQRDLHLPSHSVQVRSNSAVQPQSYLTTDHSNVVFSRERAYRELEVRSKNPQASYDSYVESFPASNAPRLHNDYRPDFVRPWSHWSSSWENPRSTSHQRFFPVQTNPYMNFVARTRTDTSFDTRSPVTNGVYHGFSSGSKEAAVSFPSGGFRPNASLGEVVKHQSSESFQGLKTQESSAMLPWLKPKPSYKSERSSGLFDLNASTDQFMDGTDAGDGRNGVSLQTGFRSSASCSYNANMGRIELINPQNSGKNIGGPVFQKHSICKEEHAPFISHSLCVADQHKEVKRDFDINLPCDASVSVDQRGSKAFCAVKEEGNKAAINRHYFDLNSCASEDDEDSGLRSSLRVKTKGNMWIDLEAPPALESEEEGGGGSQDMKGQDDNALDELIKEAAQAIVAISLSDHHRHPDDAASSTTDAALKSPLSWLADMITSCGDELERKADKSPEATDFEGYREEYSSGEIDYFEAMTLNLHPTKEEDYMPEPLVPKNLILEGTGLNRLRRGQARRGRPKRDFQRDTLPGLSSLSRQEVTEDIQLFGGLMKSREHTWSSGVASRRNSKRKRTVTNVSQAQVCPSMTQPESVSVVGLEDGEITGWGKATRRPRRQRCPPAGNPATVIFT; from the exons ATGATATACGAGAGAGATTTCATGAAACATACAATGCTTGAACACGACGCCGTTTTCAAGAAtcag CAGGTTCATGAACTTCACCGTTTGTATAGAGTACAGAGGAACTTGGTGGATGAAGTTAAGGGAAGTAATTCGAATGGAGAAGGAAGCACCTCTCAGGCTTGCAACGGTCCTTTGCAAAGTAGGAGAAAAATGATTGATCTTGAGCTCCCTGCTGATGAGTTTGATGAGACCGATGAGATCACAACTTGCATTCCGTCCAAACGGCCAAGATCAGGAAGAGAGGATGGTTCTCATCGGAGCAACTCTTCAGGGTCTTGCTTGGATGTGAAGAACTCAAATGGTTTAGCTGACTTGAATGAGCCACTCAATTGGCAAGATGCGGAACCTGTTGCTGCTCTCTCCAGGGACGTGTATTCTCACTATGGAAGAAACTCAAGCCAAAATGGAGGGATGGTCCTTGGCGCAG GGCACGACAGGAGCACTCAGAGAGACTTGCATCTGCCTTCCCATTCTGTACAAGTACGTTCCAACAGTGCAGTTCAACCTCAGAGCTATCTCACAACTGATCACAGCAATGTAGTATTCTCCCGGGAAAGAGCATATCGTGAGCTCGAAGTTCGCTCAAAGAATCCTCAAGCGTCTTATGATAGCTACGTGGAATCATTTCCGGCATCTAATGCTCCAAGATTACACAATGACTACCGCCCTGACTTTGTCAGACCATGGAGCCATTGGTCTTCATCGTGGGAGAACCCTAGGAGCACCTCACATCAGAGATTTTTCCCAGTTCAAACGAATCCCTACATGAACTTTGTTGCGCGCACAAGGACAGATACAAGTTTTGATACGAGAAGCCCTGTCACTAACGGGGTTTATCATGGATTCTCTTCAGGGTCGAAGGAGGCTGCCGTTAGTTTCCCATCAGGAGGCTTTAGACCAAATGCTTCTTTAGGTGAGGTGGTGAAGCACCAGAGTTCTGAAAGCTTTCAGGGGCTAAAAACGCAGGAATCCTCAGCTATGTTGCCCTGGCTAAAACCTAAGCCATCTTACAAAAGTGAAAGATCCAGTGGCTTATTTGATTTGAATGCTTCGACCGATCAATTCATGGATGGAACTGACGCAGGGGACGGTAGGAATGGTGTTTCTCTTCAGACGGGATTTAGGTCATCTGCCTCATGCTCTTATAATGCCAACATGGGAAGAATTGAATTGATCAACCCACAGAATAGTGGAAAAAATATTGGGGGCCCAGTCTTTCAGAAGCATTCTATTTGCAAGGAGGAGCATGCTCCATTTATCTCTCACTCCTTGTGTGTCGCTGATCAACATAAGGAAGTGAAGCGGGACTTCGACATCAACTTGCCATGTGATGCCTCAGTTTCTGTTGACCAGCGTGGTTCTAAAGCCTTTTGTGCTGTAAAGGAAGAAGGAAACAAAGCTGCCATCAACAGACACTACTTTGATCTGAATTCATGTGCtagtgaagatgatgaagattcCGGCTTGCGTTCCAGTCTGAGAGTGAAAACAAAAGGAAATATGTGGATAGATTTGGAGGCTCCTCCCGCTCTCgagagtgaagaagaaggaggaggGGGCTCGCAGGATATGAAAGGCCAAGACGATAACGCTTTGGATGAACTAATCAAGGAAGCAGCACAAGCAATAGTCGCCATCTCATTATCTGATCACCATCGTCATCCTGATGACGCAGCTTCCTCCACAACCGACGCGGCTTTGAAAAGTCCGCTCTCCTGGTTAGCAGACATGATCACTTCTTGCGGTGATGAGCTAGAAAGAAAGGCTGATAAGTCTCCAGAAGCCACAGACTTTGAGGGTTACCGAGAAGAATACTCTTCAGGAGAGATTGATTACTTTGAAGCCATGACCCTGAATCTACATCCCACTAAGGAAGAAGACTACATGCCAGAGCCCTTAGTCCCTAAGAATCTGATACTCGAAGGGACAGGTTTAAACAGGCTCAGGAGAGGACAAGCAAGACGAGGAAGACCAAAGCGGGATTTCCAGAGAGATACACTCCCTGGACTCTCTTCTCTATCGAGGCAAGAAGTCACTGAAGACATCCAGTTGTTTGGTGGGCTTATGAAAAGCAGAGAGCACACTTGGAGTTCCGGAGTGGCTTCTCGACGGAACTCAAAAAGAAAACGAACGGTCACCAACGTAAGCCAAGCTCAAGTTTGCCCGTCAATGACGCAGCCTGAGAGCGTATCAGTGGTTGGACTTGAAGACGGTGAGATTACAGGATGGGGAAAAGCAACAAGAAGACCGAGAAGGCAGAGGTGCCCTCCTGCAGGTAATCCCGCAACTGTGATCTTTACATGA